Below is a genomic region from Candidatus Abyssobacteria bacterium SURF_5.
GATGAAAGGAAATATTCCCGAGTATCCGAAGGCGACGCACATCGTGAACCTCCAGAACCGGTATGGATTGGGCCAGCAGGAGTTCGAAAGCATATTCCAGCTTCTGTTGGAGGCCGGCGAGGCGGGGGCGATACGGGAAGACCAGTTCGGCAAGATCGAGCGGAATTACGAGACGATGCGCGATCTGGTGGAGAAAATCAGTTTCCGGCAGGGCGTCGGCGATATCCTTGCTGAAGGCTGGACCGCCGCGGCAAGCGAGTTTGGGCTCGATCCGGACCGATTCACCTCTCACGTCAAGGGGCTCGGCACCTTCTTCGATCCGCGCGAAAAGGGCTTAGGAACAATGGAATTCGAGCAACTGGTGAACCCGCGCGGCGGGCATCATCAGTCCGGCGGCTCGCCTTCGTATAATGCCGGAGCGCCGCTCGAGATGTTCGGCAAACATGCGGACAGAATGGGAGCGCCGCCGGACGCGGTGGCCCGTATCATGGACAGTCCGTTCGGATTCAATGTCGGCCGCTTCACGCGGTATTCCGAGGACTGGTTCGCGGTCTTCGACTCGCTCGGGGTTTGCATCCGCAGCCAGAACAACCGTTTTTACAGCGCCGACATCTGTGCGCGTCTCTTCTCGACCGCGACGGGAATCGAGATGGACAAGCGCGCGCTGATGGAGGCGGGCGAGCGGGTGTGGAATCTTTACAAGGTTCTGAACTGGCGCGAGGGATTCGACCGCAGCAAGGACGCTCCACCGGCAAAATGGTTTGAGCCGCTGAAGGCGGCAGGCGGCGAATTCGAGATGAAAGATTATTTTCAGACGAAGACGTTGACGAGGGCGGATATCGAACGCCTGCTCGACGATTATTATGAGGAACGCGGCTGGGACATCAAGACCGGGTGCCCGAGCCGGAACAAGCTCGAACAGCTCGGTTTTGATTACGTGGTAAAGGGTTTGGAAGCTGCGGGGCTGCTGTAGCCGGGGCCAGAACAAGGAGAAGTTTCGAAATGGCGAGAGAAAACGTGAAGCTGCCGAAACAGGGATTGCCGAGGGAAAAGGTCCTCGAGCATTTGGACGATCTGCATGAGGGCGATGCGAACTGGAAGGAAGGCCGCACGTGGAGCCTGGTGTATTACGCGGGAGAAGAGCACACGTCTTTTCTGAAAAGCGCGTACACCAAATATTTTTCCGAGAACGGCCTGAGCCCGCTGGCGTTTCCGAGTATAAAGAAATTCGAGACCGAGGTCGTCGCGATGACGGCCGACATCCTTGGCGGCGATGAGAACGTTACGGGCACCATGACCTCGTGCGGGACCGAGAGCATATTAATGGCAGTGAAGACGCATCGCGACTGGTTCCGCTCGACCCGGCCTGAGATAAAGAACCCCGAGATGCTCCTGCCCGCGACGGCGCATCCGGCATTCGAGAAGGCGGCGCACTACTTCGACGTGGCCTCCGTGCGGATTCCGGTGAAGGCGGATTTCAGGGCTGACGTCGAGGCGATGCGGCGGGCGATTAATCAGAACACGATCATGCTGGTTGGCTCGGCGCCGTCGTATCCGCACGGCGTGGTCGATCCCATTGCCGAGCTGGCGGCGGCGGCGAAAGAGCGGGGACTCGGAATGCATGTGGATTCGTGCCTTGGCGGATTCCTCTTGCCGTTCGTGAAGAAGCTCGGGTACCCGGTGCCGGAATTCGATTTCCGGGTGGATGGCGTGACCTCGATATCCGCCGACATTCATAAATACGGTTTTGCGGCGAAGGGGGCGTCAACGGTGCTTTATCGGAATCCGGATATCAGGCGCCACCAATTCTTCGTGTATACCGACTGGTGCGGCGGAGTGTACATGTCTCCCACGATGGCGGGCACGCGTCCGGCAGGTTCGATTGCGGCCGCGTGGGCGACGATGCAGGCAATGGGCGAGGATGGATATCTGCGCAACGCGAAACAGATCATGTCGACGACGGAGGCGCTCATCAAGGGAATCAGCGCGATTCCAGGTTTGCATATCCTGGGCAAGCCGGTTATGAGCGTTTTCGCGTTCACGTCGGATGAATTCAACGTGTTTGCGCTGGCCGACGCGATGGAGGCGCGCGGGTGGCATCTGGACCGCCAGCAGCAGCCGTCGGCATTGCACATGATGATTACGCTGGCGCACGAGAAGGTGGTCGACCAGTTCCTGACAGATTTGCGGGCTTCGGTCGAGCATGTGAAGGCTAACCCCTCGACTGCCAATGAAGGCTCGGCGCCGATGTACGGCATGATGGCGACGATCCCCGACCGCGGCATGATCCGCAATTTCGTTTTTGAGGCGATGGATAATATCTACTGACTGGCCTGAAATGGTCAAGTATGGGGTATGAAGTGCTGGGCCGTACTGGCGGATGAGGCGGATGCAGCGCCTGGTTCTCGCCTTTCCCGATCTGTATTGTTAACAAACAGGCGGGAAGGTAGTTGACGGCATAAGTCCTTACTCATCAGGGTATTATCACGTCTCTGGCGACTCATCACAAAAAATCTTTTGAAAAAGACTTGCCTTAAGAAAGTTGATATGCTATAATCTTCGCAAGCTATGGGGCAACCCGTAGACCTCTCCTCATTGGGCTGAGTGTTTGGGGTGACACTCAGCCTTCTCTCCTTTAGGGCCCGGGACGAATTCGGCGGGATTTGGCGGACCGAGCGAAGTACTTTATTTACTTGAGTGTTTAGGTCATATTTGCATTCTCTATCCCATCACCTCTTCAGCCCATCATCTTTTCGACGTCGATTTGCCAGCCGGCGCTCATGCCGCCGTCGACGACGAGGGCGTGGCCGTTGACGAAAGAGGAATCGTCTGAAGCGAGGAAAACGGCGCAATTGGCGACTTCTTCCGGAACGCCAAACCGTCCTGCAGGGCTGAGGCTGTTGAGGTAATCTTTGACTTCGTTGGCGCCGGGCAATCCCATGACGGCCTCGACCATGGGGGTGCGGATGAATCCGGGGCAAATGCAATTTGCGCGGATATTCTTTCTGCCGTAATCCATGGCGGTATTTTTCGTGAGGAGCACGACGCCCCCTTTCGATGCGTTATAGGCGCTCAGGCCGCCGGCGCCCATGATGCCCGCCACCGAACTCATGTTCACGATCACTCCGCCGCCGTTCTCGATCATTCTTGGAACAGCAAATTTAGTTCCCAGGAAAACACCGCGCAGGTTGATTGCGATGACGCGGTCCCATGCCGCCTCGTCGGTGTCGGCGAGCCGCTTGAATATTTCGACGCCGGCGTTGTTTACCATGATGTCCAGAGTGCGATATTTGGATGTGGCCCGATCGATTAGGTTCTTGACGGCGTCCGAATCGGACACATCGGCTTCGATAAAGAAGGCTTCGCCGCCGTCACCCTTGATTTTAGAAACGGTGACTTCTCCGCCCTCGGCATTGATATCGGCTGCCACAATTTTTGCGCCTTCGCGCGCGAAGGCATAGGCAATCGCTCTGCCGATACCTGAGGCCGCGCCCGTAACAATTGCGGTTTTCTTCGCCAGCTTCATGTGGTTCTCCTTTTTTTTCAAGAAAACATCCTTGCTTATCGTCTGAGCAGGATCGTGCTGTTTTCGTCGTTAATGATTGACTGGATGCGCGCGTAGACGTCCTCGAATTTTTCGCCGGAATTAATGAAGTAATGCACGAAGCCGTCGATATGCGAGCGGCGCAAACCGCCCGCAATCTGGAGCAATTCGACGTGGACGAAGGCTTCCTGTCCTGCTAGCGGATTGAATTTTGTCGGATCGACGTGCACATCGAAGTAGCGCCTCATTGTTGCGATTTCCCAGATGCTGCGGGGTTTGCGGCACGCGTCGTATGTGAGGCGGAGCCTATGCTCGTGGTGTTTATCGAGGAATTCCAGCCGCTCATGTAGTTTGAGGATGGCCTTACCGTGCGCCGGCAGAACGATGGCCACGTCTTTCAGGTCCTTCATATACTTCAGCGTGCGCAGGTACGCGATCAGGTCGTCGGGATGAGGCGTAATGGGATAAAGCAGCGTGTCGCCGCACAAGAAGATCGATTCTTTTTCGGATTGATCATAAACAAAGAGTCCGATTCCACCGGGGGAATGTCCGGCGTAGTGCCGGACGCACAGCCAGTCCTTCTCGAAGTTATCGAGTCTGAGACGGCCGTCGAACGCGATTGGGCAATCAACGCGGAGCGAAAGGTCGGTGGTTTCCGGATTGGCGGATGCGTTGCTGCGGCCGCCCTGTTTGGGAGGAGGCATTCCGATGGCCATGAGAGCGGGCCTGCGCTCGACCCAGAATTTCACCATTGCCCAGGGATTAGTGATCTGGTGCGAATCGGAAACGTGCGCCGCGACGCGCGCGCCGGACAATTCCACGATGCGCCGGCCGAGCAGGTAATGGTCCGGGTGCCCATGGGTAATAACGAGGAAATCGATTGTTTTGGGGTCGACGCCCGCGAGCGCGAGCGCGCTCAGAAGCTGTTGTTCGCTGTGATTGTCGGGCAGAGCTTCGACTTCGGCCGGTATTCTCTGATTGCGCCAGTAATAGAAGAGATCCTTCGCCAGATTGGTTGGTATTCCGGTATCGACGAGAATGATAATTTCCTCGTCGATGATAAGGTACAAATGAGTGGGCCCGGGCCCGATGACGGAAGGGCAGAAGGTGGTAATCTGCACCAACCGCCGATCGCCGCCGAGTCGGTATTCGCGCACGCGGCCGCTACCGCTTGCGTCGCCTGCCCTGAGAAGCCTGCTTGATACGTCCATTCGTTTGGTTCCTTAGTTGTTCTTGCTGGTGAAATCGCGCACGGGAGTAGGGACGAAGTCCGGCCACGGGTAGAGTTTTTCGAAAACGGCCGAAAGTCGAAGCACTCCTGCGTCGTCGTGTCTGCGCCCGACGATCTGGAGTCCGACAGGAAGATGATCCTCAGTGAAGCCGCACGGAACCGATGCCGCGGGCTGGCCCGTGAAATTGAACGGATAGGTAAACGGCATCCACGCCAGCGGAGAGAGCCTCTGGCCGGCGACGGTTTCCGGCGCCATTTTCCCTGCCTGGAATGCGGCGACGGCGGTTGTCGGCGTCAGAAGGAAATCGTATTTTTCGAAGATTTTCTGCACCCTCTCATGAAAGACTTGTCGGCGGAAAGAGGCCTGCACGTACTCTTTCGCAGAGATATTCTTCCCCATCTCGACAAGCGTCACGAGGCGCGGGTCCATTTTTTCGCGGTTATCTTCGAGAGAATCGCCGATTGCCGCTTGAAAATCGGCCATCACAAAAATGCTGAGCTCGGCTTCAGGGTTTTCCAAGGCGGGATTGATCTCTTCGACCCTGCATCCCGCGCGGCGAAAGAGTTTGGCGGCCTCGCCTGTGATTTTCAGGATTTCCGGCTCGACCGTCGCGTAACCCAATGTAGGGCTCCACGCGATCTTCGTGCCCTTCACGGCGCCGCTCAGCGAGCGGGAGAAGGCACCGCTGATTGGCGGTAAAGAAGACCGGTCGCGCTCGTCGGGTCCGGCGATGATATCCATAACGAGTGCGGCATCGGCGACGGTTCGAGTGATGGGGCCGGTATGCGCAAGGGTTTCCCAGCCGGGGAACGATGGGTATCTGGGCACGCGCCCAAAGGAGGGCTTCAGGCCGAAGACGCCGCAGAGTGCACTGGGAATTCGGATCGAGCCGCCGCCGTCGCTTCCGAGCGCGATCGGGCACATGCCGGCCGCAACGGATGCGGCCGCGCCTCCGCTCGAGCCGCCGGGGGTTTTATCCGTGTTCCACGGATTTCTCGTGATGCCGAACAGCGGGTTATCGGTTGCGGCTTTATAACCGAATTCCGGCGTATTCGTTTTTCCGATAATGACGGCGCCGGCCGCTCGCAAGCGAGCGACTGCGGGTTCATCCTCATCCGGAACGAAATTTTCGAAGAGTCTTGAGCCGCCGGTGGTGCGGACTCCTTTGGTGAAAATGAGGTCCTTGATCGAAACGGGGACTCCAAGAAGTGGAGGAGCGTCCTGTTTCTTAAGGTAAGCTTTTTCGGC
It encodes:
- a CDS encoding MBL fold metallo-hydrolase, with the protein product MDVSSRLLRAGDASGSGRVREYRLGGDRRLVQITTFCPSVIGPGPTHLYLIIDEEIIILVDTGIPTNLAKDLFYYWRNQRIPAEVEALPDNHSEQQLLSALALAGVDPKTIDFLVITHGHPDHYLLGRRIVELSGARVAAHVSDSHQITNPWAMVKFWVERRPALMAIGMPPPKQGGRSNASANPETTDLSLRVDCPIAFDGRLRLDNFEKDWLCVRHYAGHSPGGIGLFVYDQSEKESIFLCGDTLLYPITPHPDDLIAYLRTLKYMKDLKDVAIVLPAHGKAILKLHERLEFLDKHHEHRLRLTYDACRKPRSIWEIATMRRYFDVHVDPTKFNPLAGQEAFVHVELLQIAGGLRRSHIDGFVHYFINSGEKFEDVYARIQSIINDENSTILLRR
- a CDS encoding aspartate aminotransferase family protein, whose product is MARENVKLPKQGLPREKVLEHLDDLHEGDANWKEGRTWSLVYYAGEEHTSFLKSAYTKYFSENGLSPLAFPSIKKFETEVVAMTADILGGDENVTGTMTSCGTESILMAVKTHRDWFRSTRPEIKNPEMLLPATAHPAFEKAAHYFDVASVRIPVKADFRADVEAMRRAINQNTIMLVGSAPSYPHGVVDPIAELAAAAKERGLGMHVDSCLGGFLLPFVKKLGYPVPEFDFRVDGVTSISADIHKYGFAAKGASTVLYRNPDIRRHQFFVYTDWCGGVYMSPTMAGTRPAGSIAAAWATMQAMGEDGYLRNAKQIMSTTEALIKGISAIPGLHILGKPVMSVFAFTSDEFNVFALADAMEARGWHLDRQQQPSALHMMITLAHEKVVDQFLTDLRASVEHVKANPSTANEGSAPMYGMMATIPDRGMIRNFVFEAMDNIY
- a CDS encoding amidase, which codes for MENDLCRLTARQLLSAYRRRKLSPVEVVEAVLQRITLDGPKLNAFCTLLPDEARKQARKAEKAYLKKQDAPPLLGVPVSIKDLIFTKGVRTTGGSRLFENFVPDEDEPAVARLRAAGAVIIGKTNTPEFGYKAATDNPLFGITRNPWNTDKTPGGSSGGAAASVAAGMCPIALGSDGGGSIRIPSALCGVFGLKPSFGRVPRYPSFPGWETLAHTGPITRTVADAALVMDIIAGPDERDRSSLPPISGAFSRSLSGAVKGTKIAWSPTLGYATVEPEILKITGEAAKLFRRAGCRVEEINPALENPEAELSIFVMADFQAAIGDSLEDNREKMDPRLVTLVEMGKNISAKEYVQASFRRQVFHERVQKIFEKYDFLLTPTTAVAAFQAGKMAPETVAGQRLSPLAWMPFTYPFNFTGQPAASVPCGFTEDHLPVGLQIVGRRHDDAGVLRLSAVFEKLYPWPDFVPTPVRDFTSKNN
- a CDS encoding SDR family oxidoreductase; translated protein: MKLAKKTAIVTGAASGIGRAIAYAFAREGAKIVAADINAEGGEVTVSKIKGDGGEAFFIEADVSDSDAVKNLIDRATSKYRTLDIMVNNAGVEIFKRLADTDEAAWDRVIAINLRGVFLGTKFAVPRMIENGGGVIVNMSSVAGIMGAGGLSAYNASKGGVVLLTKNTAMDYGRKNIRANCICPGFIRTPMVEAVMGLPGANEVKDYLNSLSPAGRFGVPEEVANCAVFLASDDSSFVNGHALVVDGGMSAGWQIDVEKMMG